A stretch of the Tardiphaga sp. 709 genome encodes the following:
- a CDS encoding sensor histidine kinase produces the protein MTIPLPRSIENEPDYLKELLAKAGVDAQALAIAAKLQEVVIGELHHRVKNTLAIVSAITSQSLRTAGSLEEAAKTIGDRLQALAVAQDLLIRETWTGASCRSLIESAVRAFQSKSLDQFTITGDTLAISSGPAMSLSMVIHELCTNATKYGALSTPAGRVTISWSTTQDTPKRFILRWNESGGPPVIEPSRKSFGSRLIEQALPGQLQGEARLRFDPDGLSCEVNIPLSIMQER, from the coding sequence ATGACCATTCCTTTGCCGCGCTCGATCGAGAACGAGCCTGACTATCTCAAGGAACTGCTCGCGAAGGCTGGCGTCGATGCGCAGGCGCTCGCCATCGCGGCCAAGCTGCAGGAAGTGGTGATCGGTGAACTGCATCACCGCGTCAAGAACACCCTTGCCATCGTGTCGGCCATTACATCGCAGAGCCTGCGCACGGCCGGCAGCCTCGAAGAAGCTGCCAAGACCATCGGCGATCGCCTGCAGGCGCTGGCGGTGGCGCAGGATCTGCTGATCCGCGAGACCTGGACCGGCGCGAGCTGCCGTTCGCTGATCGAGAGCGCGGTGCGCGCATTCCAATCCAAGAGCCTCGATCAGTTCACGATCACCGGCGACACCCTCGCCATCTCGTCCGGGCCTGCCATGTCGCTGTCAATGGTGATCCACGAGCTTTGCACCAACGCCACCAAATATGGCGCGCTGTCCACGCCGGCCGGCCGGGTCACGATCTCGTGGTCAACGACGCAGGATACGCCGAAGCGCTTCATCCTGCGCTGGAACGAAAGCGGCGGACCGCCGGTGATCGAACCGTCACGGAAGAGTTTCGGCAGCCGTCTGATCGAACAGGCGCTGCCCGGGCAGCTGCAGGGCGAAGCACGCCTGCGCTTCGATCCCGATGGCCTCAGCTGCGAGGTCAACATTCCGCTCAGCATCATGCAGGAACGCTAG